One Streptococcus sp. S1 DNA window includes the following coding sequences:
- a CDS encoding gamma-glutamyl-gamma-aminobutyrate hydrolase family protein has product MCRTIVGVSANLCPVDPEGKNLHSSVSSQFAEGIRQAGGLPMVIPMGDPSLVKDYVETIDKLILSGGQNVDPSLYGEEKTIESDDYNIERDQFELALLKEAVRQNKPVLGICRGVQLINVAFGGTLNQEIEGHWQGLPFGTSHSIQTKKGSVVEQLFGQASRINSVHRQSIKDLAPNFRATAFDPRDHTIEAIEAVDGHRIMGLQWHPEYLVNEEKGNLELFRYLLQEL; this is encoded by the coding sequence ATGTGTAGAACAATTGTTGGAGTATCTGCTAATCTCTGTCCGGTGGACCCGGAAGGGAAAAACCTTCATTCCTCCGTGTCTAGTCAATTTGCGGAAGGGATCCGTCAAGCAGGTGGGCTTCCAATGGTCATCCCGATGGGAGATCCTTCCTTGGTTAAGGACTATGTTGAAACGATTGACAAATTGATCTTAAGTGGTGGCCAAAATGTCGATCCTAGTCTCTATGGCGAAGAAAAAACCATCGAGAGCGATGATTACAATATCGAACGCGATCAATTTGAGCTAGCCCTACTGAAGGAAGCAGTACGCCAAAACAAACCGGTTTTAGGAATCTGTCGTGGGGTCCAGTTGATCAATGTGGCTTTTGGAGGAACACTCAACCAAGAAATCGAAGGTCATTGGCAAGGTCTTCCATTTGGGACTTCCCATTCTATCCAGACTAAAAAAGGCAGCGTGGTGGAGCAACTCTTTGGTCAGGCTAGTCGAATCAATTCCGTGCATCGTCAAAGTATCAAGGATCTTGCACCAAATTTCCGTGCGACCGCCTTTGATCCGCGTGATCACACCATCGAAGCCATTGAAGCAGTAGATGGCCATCGGATTATGGGCTTGCAATGGCATCCAGAATATTTGGTCAATGAAGAAAAAGGGAATTTAGAACTGTTTCGCTATCTCTTGCAAGAATTGTAA
- a CDS encoding DUF2079 domain-containing protein, with amino-acid sequence MKKIKNFVNINYLWLLLGSYLVVVLVNLLRFSTEVLFLKLGAVGVTTTVIGLVVSYLILWFLLEYKKFLNIRQANIILSALILFMAILKSPTFFLSLGLVMISVALFLLFHLEKVRLAMIYPLVLLLSFPKLLIQASSNFKNDALGIHSFNIAESKFSMLIWPVLVSVFIAILIGLLINRLAVEKINAVWVKRLTLVALIGGLCYVLYLSAVMYYKVKANSVSTFDIGIFSQMFERMKTDFTQITTLERDKALSHMAVHISPIYYLILPFYMLFPYVETLEVMQVLIVFSAVIPLCLILKKLQLPKLLNPFIIALFFLTPVMTTSGAYHLHENCFLPPLILWLFYALISEWRWRSILFVLLILFVKEDAALYVLALGLYFAFQKRFTLSATFKKWLYAGTLALPVLYFSLALFLLAKYGEGAMVSRYGHLLLEGEHGLPMVLKNIFLNPLYIIGSLFTGKKMGYIFLILFPLGFLPLVQRRFSTYFLLIPLLAVNLLMDWPYQFDIGFQYSYGSVTLLFIMAILAVDQLSRHRVVGEKVLLALVAASLVFSGTILYSFTRNWNFEMKYYHDRKEFFDGLQSTLDSIPADASVLAAGGYTPGLRKHQELYDIFYHNNKALDPKIDYVVVPREMQDEKHGYSETATLKLYKEAGYQESSLSSKDVLVLEKEVK; translated from the coding sequence ATGAAAAAAATAAAAAATTTCGTAAACATAAATTATCTATGGTTACTATTAGGATCTTATTTAGTCGTTGTTTTAGTCAATCTACTTCGATTTTCGACTGAAGTATTATTTCTCAAATTAGGAGCAGTAGGAGTCACTACTACAGTGATTGGATTGGTGGTTAGTTACCTAATTCTATGGTTCCTTCTTGAATATAAAAAGTTTTTAAATATCCGGCAGGCTAATATCATCCTGTCAGCTTTAATCTTGTTTATGGCCATTCTAAAAAGTCCAACCTTTTTCCTATCTTTGGGCTTGGTAATGATATCAGTGGCCTTGTTCTTACTCTTCCATTTGGAAAAAGTAAGGCTTGCGATGATCTACCCCTTGGTGCTTTTGTTGTCATTTCCTAAGTTGCTGATCCAAGCGAGTAGCAATTTTAAAAACGATGCCCTAGGAATTCACTCATTTAACATTGCTGAATCAAAATTCTCAATGTTGATTTGGCCGGTCTTAGTTTCTGTTTTTATTGCCATTCTCATCGGTTTGTTGATTAATAGATTGGCAGTGGAAAAGATCAATGCGGTGTGGGTGAAACGTCTCACCCTTGTCGCCTTGATTGGTGGGCTCTGTTACGTCCTCTACTTGTCTGCTGTGATGTACTACAAAGTAAAGGCAAATTCAGTATCGACATTCGACATCGGAATATTTTCCCAGATGTTTGAAAGAATGAAAACGGACTTTACTCAGATTACGACACTTGAGAGAGATAAGGCCTTATCACATATGGCAGTCCACATTTCTCCAATTTATTATCTCATTCTTCCCTTCTACATGTTATTCCCTTATGTAGAAACTTTGGAAGTGATGCAAGTCCTCATTGTCTTCTCAGCTGTTATCCCTCTATGCCTCATTTTGAAGAAATTACAGCTACCAAAACTTCTTAATCCTTTCATTATCGCTCTCTTCTTCCTTACTCCGGTAATGACCACGAGTGGTGCTTACCACCTGCATGAGAACTGTTTCTTGCCACCGTTGATTTTATGGCTATTCTATGCCCTTATCTCTGAGTGGCGTTGGAGATCCATTCTATTTGTCTTGTTGATTCTATTTGTCAAAGAGGACGCGGCACTCTACGTCCTGGCATTAGGACTTTATTTTGCTTTCCAAAAACGTTTCACCTTGTCGGCCACCTTCAAAAAATGGCTCTATGCAGGAACTCTTGCTTTGCCAGTCCTCTACTTTAGCCTTGCTTTGTTCCTTCTAGCTAAATATGGTGAAGGAGCCATGGTTTCGCGTTACGGACACTTATTATTGGAAGGGGAGCACGGCTTGCCGATGGTGTTGAAAAACATCTTCCTAAATCCACTCTATATTATCGGAAGTCTTTTCACGGGCAAGAAAATGGGATATATCTTTTTAATCTTATTCCCTTTAGGTTTCCTACCCCTCGTTCAAAGACGCTTCTCTACCTACTTCCTCCTGATTCCTTTATTGGCAGTCAATCTACTGATGGACTGGCCATATCAGTTTGACATCGGTTTCCAATATAGCTATGGATCGGTTACCCTCCTATTTATCATGGCTATCCTGGCGGTAGATCAATTGAGCAGACATCGAGTGGTTGGAGAGAAGGTCTTGCTTGCTCTTGTTGCTGCTTCCCTAGTTTTCTCAGGGACAATCCTCTATAGTTTCACTCGAAACTGGAACTTTGAGATGAAGTATTATCATGATCGGAAAGAGTTTTTTGATGGCCTTCAGTCCACTTTGGATTCAATACCAGCAGATGCTTCTGTGTTAGCAGCAGGAGGATATACTCCAGGCCTACGAAAACACCAAGAATTGTACGATATCTTCTATCACAACAACAAAGCACTTGATCCAAAAATTGACTATGTCGTTGTACCTAGAGAAATGCAAGATGAAAAACATGGCTACTCTGAAACAGCAACTCTTAAACTTTACAAAGAGGCTGGCTATCAGGAAAGTTCTCTATCTAGCAAGGATGTCCTGGTGTTAGAAAAAGAAGTAAAGTAA
- a CDS encoding Ig-like domain-containing protein, translating to MKKLAASLSMIFSLLIISFGVFTTNVSAATSKNVDVITEIKIQNDKGGELTGSLDTYDTFRLNAKFELEGKGVKAGDTTELKIDAPIDIKSQNFEINDIITGKKIADAVVDAKTGKIVLTFTKFVETKNDVSGSFFFYAAVNKDKFPNDGEAPVKVHVNDKVKFTGTVTSKTGDVGKGYPIIKSGWTGNNNKELGYRISINRTNQVINNAVISDTLNSKGVTYRKGSFRIYKGTWEYAGGKWNLKNKQDVTSSYTVNATDTSFSINFGNIGKNDGFELQYEADINYTAVDGERIKNTATITGDGLNPADKRNTSQNGVNIQIAGGAGIGYEFSIKVKKVDENGAPLKGAKFQVIRATNQDIIGEFESDANGEFTVKNILRDQYIIKEIQAPEGYDLAADTVVEAGDFTTPKTPVAKTITDQKTTTTTTTTTTTTTTTTTTTTTEEPTTTTTTTTTEEPTTTTTTTTEEPTTTTTTTTTEEPTTTTTTTTTEEPTTTTTTTTEEPTTTTTTTTEEPTTTTTTTTEEPTTTSTTTTTTTEEPTTTSTTTTTTEEPTTTTTTTTEEPTTTSTTTTTPEVPTPEDTTTTTTPEVPTPEDTTTTTTPETPGNQGGEGQGDDTTTTTTPETPTYPGDGNGFGPRKSSTTTTPENSEETTTPENGGGRKSLLPSTGEVVATGLVFSGVLVLSGAVVLKRKISK from the coding sequence ATGAAAAAGTTAGCGGCTAGTTTATCAATGATTTTCTCATTATTGATAATTTCATTCGGCGTGTTTACGACCAACGTAAGTGCAGCCACGTCCAAAAATGTCGATGTCATCACGGAGATCAAGATCCAAAATGACAAAGGTGGAGAATTGACAGGTTCACTTGACACCTATGATACTTTCCGTCTTAACGCAAAATTTGAGTTAGAAGGAAAAGGTGTCAAAGCAGGTGATACGACAGAACTTAAGATCGATGCACCTATCGACATCAAGTCTCAGAATTTTGAAATCAACGACATAATCACTGGTAAAAAGATTGCCGATGCAGTAGTTGACGCAAAAACTGGTAAGATTGTCTTGACATTCACAAAATTCGTTGAAACGAAAAATGACGTTTCAGGTTCATTCTTCTTCTACGCAGCAGTTAACAAAGACAAATTCCCTAACGATGGTGAGGCACCAGTTAAGGTTCATGTTAACGATAAAGTGAAATTCACTGGTACGGTAACAAGTAAAACTGGTGACGTTGGTAAAGGTTACCCAATCATAAAATCTGGGTGGACTGGTAACAACAACAAAGAACTTGGATACAGAATCTCTATCAACAGAACAAATCAAGTAATCAACAATGCAGTGATTTCTGATACGCTCAATTCAAAAGGAGTTACTTACCGTAAAGGTAGCTTCAGAATCTACAAAGGTACTTGGGAATACGCTGGCGGTAAATGGAATCTTAAAAACAAACAAGATGTTACGTCTAGCTATACTGTAAATGCAACTGATACTTCATTCTCTATCAACTTTGGTAACATTGGCAAGAACGACGGCTTTGAATTACAATACGAAGCTGATATCAACTATACTGCTGTTGACGGGGAAAGAATTAAAAACACTGCAACTATCACAGGTGATGGTTTAAATCCCGCGGATAAACGTAATACATCACAAAATGGTGTCAACATCCAAATCGCTGGTGGTGCTGGTATCGGTTACGAATTTAGCATTAAAGTGAAAAAAGTAGACGAAAACGGTGCTCCACTTAAAGGTGCGAAATTCCAAGTTATCCGTGCAACTAACCAAGATATCATTGGTGAGTTTGAGTCAGATGCTAATGGTGAGTTCACTGTTAAGAACATCTTGCGTGACCAATACATCATCAAAGAAATTCAAGCTCCAGAAGGTTATGACTTGGCAGCTGATACTGTAGTTGAAGCTGGTGATTTCACAACACCAAAAACTCCAGTTGCTAAAACTATTACAGACCAAAAAACAACTACAACAACTACAACAACTACAACTACAACTACAACAACCACAACTACAACAACAACAGAAGAACCAACAACAACTACAACTACAACAACAACAGAAGAACCAACAACAACTACAACTACAACAACAGAAGAACCAACAACAACCACAACTACAACAACAACAGAAGAACCAACAACAACTACAACTACAACAACAACAGAAGAACCAACAACAACTACAACTACAACAACAGAAGAACCAACAACAACTACAACTACAACAACAGAAGAACCAACAACAACCACAACTACAACAACAGAAGAGCCAACGACTACTTCAACAACCACAACTACAACAACAGAAGAGCCAACGACTACTTCAACAACAACTACAACAACAGAAGAACCAACAACAACCACAACTACAACAACAGAAGAGCCAACGACTACTTCAACCACAACAACAACTCCAGAAGTACCAACTCCAGAAGATACAACCACAACAACAACTCCAGAAGTACCAACTCCAGAAGATACAACCACAACAACAACTCCAGAAACACCAGGAAATCAAGGTGGAGAAGGACAAGGGGATGACACAACCACAACAACAACTCCAGAAACACCAACATACCCAGGCGATGGAAATGGTTTTGGTCCTCGTAAATCATCAACAACAACAACTCCAGAAAATAGTGAAGAAACAACCACACCAGAAAATGGTGGAGGTCGCAAATCACTTCTTCCAAGTACCGGTGAAGTTGTAGCAACTGGCCTTGTATTCTCAGGAGTACTTGTCTTGTCAGGTGCAGTAGTATTAAAACGTAAAATCTCTAAATAA
- the pgfS gene encoding glycosyltransferase PgfS encodes MKLSILITLFNEELVLSQTHEAMSAQLEQMLGKELSDYELLYIDDGSSDQTYGLITAIAKENPRVKYIRFSRNFGRESGILAGFKYASGDAVMVMDGDLQHPPYLIPLFLEAYNEGYDIVSGQRTREGESFIGSTFARLFYFLSNRSMDVKLTDGKSELRLLSRKAINAFVSMPEYNRFNKGLYEWIGFKEKVIPYKNEIRKAGKSKFGFKKSLNYAIQGIVSFNDRPLRVCIQFGFICLGLALLYLVFELMKYILSAGNYVSGYFTTIAAIILFSGVQLIFIGILGEYIGKIYYEVKRRPHFIIEDTNIEQAKENNIG; translated from the coding sequence ATGAAACTTTCGATACTCATTACTTTATTTAATGAGGAGTTAGTTCTTTCTCAAACACATGAAGCCATGTCAGCACAATTGGAACAGATGCTGGGGAAGGAACTCTCGGACTATGAACTTCTGTATATCGATGATGGAAGTAGTGACCAGACCTATGGGCTAATTACAGCCATTGCCAAAGAGAATCCACGTGTGAAATATATTCGATTTAGTCGTAATTTTGGCCGTGAAAGTGGTATATTAGCAGGTTTTAAATACGCGAGCGGTGATGCCGTCATGGTTATGGATGGAGATCTCCAACATCCACCTTATCTGATTCCCCTCTTTTTAGAGGCTTATAATGAAGGATATGATATTGTCAGTGGGCAACGAACGCGAGAAGGGGAGTCCTTTATTGGAAGTACCTTTGCACGCCTCTTCTATTTCTTGTCAAACCGTTCAATGGACGTTAAGCTGACAGATGGAAAATCAGAGCTGAGATTGCTAAGTCGTAAAGCTATCAATGCCTTTGTATCGATGCCCGAATACAATCGTTTCAACAAAGGGTTGTATGAATGGATTGGCTTCAAGGAGAAGGTAATACCTTATAAAAACGAAATCCGCAAGGCAGGTAAAAGTAAGTTTGGTTTTAAGAAATCATTGAATTATGCTATTCAAGGGATTGTTTCATTTAATGATCGTCCCCTTCGTGTTTGTATTCAATTTGGTTTCATCTGTTTAGGACTTGCTCTTTTGTATCTTGTTTTTGAATTGATGAAATACATACTATCAGCAGGTAACTATGTCAGTGGTTACTTTACAACCATTGCAGCCATCATTCTATTTAGTGGCGTTCAATTGATTTTCATTGGTATTCTTGGAGAATATATTGGAAAAATCTATTATGAGGTAAAACGTCGTCCTCACTTTATCATTGAGGATACCAATATCGAACAAGCAAAAGAAAATAATATTGGATAA
- the pgfM1 gene encoding glycosyltransferase PgfM1 produces MLIWFMRWQEFLKKNPKKILYALSALAPMTIMLVVWAFMGMYPFGSKSLMAVDFGQQYISFFGLLKNAILTGDLSSLSYSFTKSLGGDMIGVLGYYLMSPFNLIYILMPLKYFGAAVFLTIWLRYGAIGLSFAFLLIKRYKGLESRKWMVPLFSTAYALSGMLVSYQMNVIFYDAMIMLPIVIVYLEQLLDGEAPYRYSFVLGLAVLLQFYMGYMISIFVALYACFYVSPRLMVEGDLKTKLKNYIPPLLQAVIYSIIGIGTAAVLLLPVFFNLLESKGQIGGGMTFSFAFQINPLDILAKMVIGGFDTTSGWSAGPNLPNIYIGALGFLGFIFYFLSKNVSKVKKWAAGIVTLVFLTSFVNEFVSKIWHMGQNPAGFFFRFSWLFSFFMLLLAYQAVKERPVVSKWTNLVIGIGLALSVCYIQSKSYTFIAKVQPEAITNYFSKNVFLPLLVLVVLGGLGFYTYWTKSQKSQREKMILIGVTSVFIVIAFLLLKAGYLLTQVSLTVIAYLVVLLILNFKLSRFAVVIVSLVSILEFGYNAYLSQVTLGYDNVNKFSDATVSVKRVTDNIQENSDQKFYRIASDFGYSRTVPSLISYPGLSTFSSSLERSTMDHFAFMGDLGVNASTQYSNGTPLTDALYGVRYFMSAKDFDPKEMEDNPDKMYFYRYTDRFDLKRYFTEKVYEDKRYVVYKNPKSFPLAYGTNVLVRNIKFGVNNAFANQNIILNSMEGHQKAKNDTIEYFKPLAFNAIETENVIEEKVNKKTGEAIYKRADSSKDAIIRYRITPRTNYTYYFFTPVSLTHKQDYSVLLNGKWLKNNKSFTQRQIWQLTDQTENKETVIEFRFRTDQIDMSNAAVYRADVDQIEQVLENRKKQGLKVTKFSNTHIVGNVSITDNSKYMMTSIPYSDGWKVKVDGKFVQTSKAWNAFLAFPISKGNHKVEFVFRQKGVILGALLSIVSITYLVIQMRRSRSNEGR; encoded by the coding sequence ATGTTAATCTGGTTTATGCGCTGGCAAGAGTTTTTGAAGAAAAATCCCAAAAAAATTCTCTATGCCTTGAGTGCGTTAGCCCCAATGACTATTATGTTAGTAGTTTGGGCTTTCATGGGGATGTACCCGTTTGGAAGTAAGAGTCTGATGGCTGTTGACTTTGGTCAGCAATATATCAGTTTCTTTGGCTTGCTAAAAAATGCGATCTTGACGGGAGACCTATCTAGTTTGAGTTATTCTTTCACTAAGTCTCTTGGTGGAGATATGATTGGGGTGCTTGGATACTATCTAATGAGCCCCTTTAACCTCATCTATATCCTAATGCCCCTCAAATATTTCGGAGCAGCAGTCTTTCTTACTATTTGGCTCCGCTACGGGGCAATCGGTCTATCCTTTGCATTCCTCTTGATCAAACGTTACAAAGGTTTGGAGTCTAGAAAATGGATGGTTCCACTGTTCTCGACAGCTTATGCCTTGTCAGGGATGTTGGTTTCCTACCAGATGAATGTCATTTTCTATGATGCCATGATCATGCTACCAATTGTCATTGTGTACTTGGAACAATTGTTAGACGGAGAAGCTCCCTATCGCTATTCCTTTGTCTTGGGACTAGCTGTCTTACTCCAATTTTACATGGGCTACATGATTTCGATTTTTGTTGCCTTGTATGCCTGTTTCTATGTATCTCCTAGATTGATGGTCGAAGGTGATCTAAAGACAAAACTAAAAAATTATATCCCACCTTTATTACAAGCTGTCATTTATTCGATTATCGGGATTGGAACAGCAGCAGTCCTTTTGCTACCTGTCTTCTTTAACCTGTTGGAAAGTAAGGGACAGATTGGTGGAGGAATGACCTTCTCTTTTGCTTTCCAAATCAACCCCTTAGATATTCTTGCTAAGATGGTCATTGGTGGTTTTGATACGACATCTGGTTGGTCTGCAGGACCAAACTTACCAAATATCTATATTGGGGCACTTGGTTTTCTGGGCTTCATTTTCTACTTCCTCTCTAAGAATGTTTCCAAAGTTAAGAAATGGGCTGCTGGGATTGTTACTCTTGTCTTCTTGACATCATTCGTTAATGAGTTTGTCAGTAAGATCTGGCACATGGGGCAAAACCCAGCCGGCTTCTTCTTCCGTTTTTCTTGGTTGTTCTCGTTCTTCATGTTACTACTGGCTTACCAAGCAGTGAAGGAAAGACCAGTTGTCTCTAAATGGACGAATCTTGTGATTGGAATCGGGTTGGCTCTCTCTGTATGTTATATTCAATCGAAGAGCTACACCTTTATCGCCAAGGTACAACCAGAAGCAATCACTAACTATTTCTCAAAAAATGTGTTTCTTCCTCTCTTGGTTTTGGTGGTTCTAGGAGGCCTCGGTTTTTACACCTATTGGACAAAATCTCAGAAGAGTCAGCGTGAGAAGATGATTCTAATTGGTGTAACTTCGGTCTTTATAGTGATTGCCTTTCTGTTACTGAAAGCAGGTTATTTACTCACCCAAGTCAGTCTCACAGTGATCGCCTATTTGGTTGTCTTGCTCATCTTGAATTTCAAACTGTCCCGTTTTGCTGTGGTGATTGTTTCCCTTGTATCGATTTTGGAGTTTGGTTATAATGCCTACTTGTCACAAGTTACTCTAGGGTATGATAATGTTAATAAATTTTCAGATGCGACTGTATCAGTTAAACGTGTGACAGATAATATTCAAGAAAATTCAGATCAAAAATTCTATCGAATTGCTTCGGATTTCGGTTATTCTAGAACAGTACCTTCGTTGATTTCTTATCCAGGCTTGAGTACGTTTAGTTCGAGTTTGGAACGAAGCACCATGGACCACTTTGCTTTTATGGGAGATCTTGGAGTCAATGCGTCAACCCAGTATTCAAATGGAACCCCATTGACAGATGCCTTATATGGTGTACGTTACTTTATGAGTGCCAAAGATTTTGATCCAAAAGAGATGGAAGATAATCCAGATAAGATGTACTTTTATCGATATACGGACCGATTCGATTTGAAACGCTATTTCACGGAAAAAGTCTATGAAGATAAACGTTATGTTGTCTATAAAAATCCTAAATCTTTCCCGCTTGCATATGGTACAAATGTTCTTGTGAGAAATATTAAATTTGGTGTCAATAATGCTTTTGCCAACCAAAATATTATTCTGAATTCAATGGAGGGGCATCAAAAAGCTAAAAACGATACGATTGAGTACTTTAAACCTTTGGCATTTAACGCAATTGAAACAGAAAATGTTATTGAAGAAAAGGTCAATAAGAAAACTGGGGAAGCTATCTATAAGAGAGCAGATTCTTCAAAGGATGCTATTATTCGCTATAGAATCACTCCTCGTACAAATTATACCTATTACTTTTTCACTCCTGTGTCTTTAACACATAAACAAGACTATTCTGTCTTGCTCAATGGTAAATGGTTAAAAAATAATAAATCATTTACGCAAAGACAAATTTGGCAGTTAACAGATCAAACAGAAAATAAGGAAACTGTTATTGAATTTAGATTTAGAACAGATCAAATTGATATGAGTAACGCAGCTGTTTATCGTGCAGATGTTGATCAAATTGAACAAGTATTGGAGAACCGGAAGAAACAAGGATTAAAAGTTACGAAGTTCTCAAATACTCATATTGTAGGTAATGTATCCATTACAGATAATAGTAAATATATGATGACTTCAATTCCATACAGTGATGGATGGAAAGTGAAAGTGGATGGGAAATTTGTTCAAACGTCAAAAGCTTGGAATGCTTTCTTAGCGTTCCCGATCTCAAAAGGAAATCATAAGGTCGAATTCGTCTTTAGACAAAAAGGAGTCATTCTTGGTGCGTTGCTATCGATTGTTTCAATTACTTACTTAGTCATTCAAATGAGACGAAGCAGAAGTAATGAAGGACGATAG
- a CDS encoding Ig-like domain-containing protein: MKQKTRNIKIFSFVLCLVAMLFALGLNRTSAETPGVTVSGKLVDTIKNIKVTNNEGGNLDWELGQWATFRINAEFDLAGKDVKAGDTTDITVPDALIITSQSFDIKTTTKPEQVIAHATVDKDNKKISLTYTDYAEKHSDTHGNFYFYARIDFKKHPQQGEIPVEMTVNNKTTIAGKVTFKGVGDGNPNLLKKTSWVHSDDPKTISYGISVNQLKQNIKNVTVEDNLQFTNASYVKDSFRVTKGEMSYVDGEWQFNNTKDVTNEHPITVGENGQSFVVNLGDISETDQYRITYDVHLNYSPADGEVLNNQATLKGKNIKTKEAVNRAAVQIAGGSGVGYVFTIHIHKVDDANQPLAGAKFKVVRQANNQVIGEYVTDKDGNITVNGLLKDKYILTETEAPTGYTIKIAETVVNAEDFGEDHKVTKTIINPKEQTTTTTTTTTTTTTTEEPTTTSTTTTEEPTTTSTTTTTEEPTTTSTTTTEEPTTTSTTTTTEEPTTTSTTTTEEPTTTSTTTTEEPTTTSTTTTEEPTTTSTTTTEEPTTTSTTTTEEPTTTSTTTTEEPTTTSTTTTEEPTTTSTTTTEEPTTTSTTTTEEPTTTSTTTTEEPTTTSTTTTEEPTTTSTTTTEEPTTTSTTTTTEEPTTTSTTTTEEPTTTSTTTTTEEPTTTTTTTTEEPTTTSTTTTTPEKPEVPRVPGDGEGKWRPRTKSTTTTSPETPTNSSEETTTPENGRGHKTLLPSTGEFVATGLVFSGVLVLSGAVILKRKISNN, translated from the coding sequence ATGAAGCAGAAAACTAGAAATATTAAAATTTTCTCATTTGTCCTTTGTTTAGTGGCCATGCTTTTCGCTTTAGGTCTAAATCGTACTTCAGCAGAAACTCCTGGAGTGACCGTTAGCGGAAAATTGGTCGATACGATCAAAAATATCAAAGTTACCAATAATGAAGGTGGCAACCTTGATTGGGAATTAGGACAATGGGCAACATTCCGTATCAATGCTGAGTTCGACTTGGCTGGTAAGGATGTCAAAGCAGGTGACACAACGGATATCACTGTTCCAGATGCTTTGATTATTACATCACAAAGCTTTGATATCAAAACTACTACTAAGCCTGAACAAGTCATCGCTCATGCAACAGTGGATAAGGATAATAAAAAGATTTCATTAACTTATACGGATTATGCGGAGAAACATTCAGATACACATGGTAATTTTTATTTCTACGCTCGTATCGACTTCAAGAAGCACCCTCAACAAGGAGAAATTCCGGTTGAAATGACGGTTAACAACAAAACAACTATTGCAGGTAAAGTTACCTTTAAAGGTGTTGGTGATGGTAATCCAAACCTTTTAAAGAAAACAAGTTGGGTTCACTCAGATGACCCTAAGACTATTTCCTATGGCATTTCTGTGAACCAACTAAAGCAAAATATTAAAAATGTAACCGTAGAAGACAATTTGCAATTTACCAATGCTTCTTACGTTAAAGATAGTTTTCGTGTGACAAAAGGTGAGATGTCTTATGTCGATGGTGAATGGCAATTTAATAATACTAAGGATGTAACCAATGAACATCCTATTACTGTTGGTGAAAATGGTCAATCATTTGTTGTGAATCTTGGAGATATCAGTGAGACGGATCAATACCGTATTACGTATGATGTCCACTTAAATTACTCACCAGCCGATGGGGAAGTCTTAAATAACCAGGCTACTTTAAAAGGTAAGAACATTAAGACTAAAGAAGCAGTAAATAGAGCTGCCGTTCAAATTGCTGGTGGTTCTGGTGTTGGTTATGTCTTTACCATTCATATTCATAAAGTAGATGATGCTAACCAACCACTTGCTGGAGCTAAATTCAAAGTGGTACGTCAAGCCAACAACCAAGTAATCGGTGAATATGTGACAGATAAAGATGGGAATATCACAGTCAATGGTCTTTTAAAAGATAAATATATCTTAACGGAAACTGAGGCCCCTACAGGTTATACGATCAAAATTGCTGAAACTGTCGTAAATGCTGAAGATTTTGGTGAGGACCATAAGGTCACGAAGACTATCATCAATCCAAAAGAGCAGACAACGACAACGACTACTACAACTACTACAACTACTACAACAGAAGAGCCTACGACCACTTCAACTACTACGACAGAAGAGCCTACAACTACTTCAACTACTACGACAACTGAAGAACCTACAACTACTTCAACTACTACGACAGAAGAGCCTACAACTACTTCAACTACTACGACAACTGAAGAACCTACGACTACTTCAACTACAACGACTGAAGAACCTACGACTACTTCAACCACTACAACCGAAGAGCCTACGACTACTTCAACTACTACAACTGAAGAACCTACAACTACTTCAACCACTACAACCGAAGAACCTACGACTACTTCAACCACTACAACCGAAGAACCTACGACTACTTCAACTACTACAACTGAAGAACCTACAACTACTTCAACCACTACAACTGAAGAGCCTACGACTACTTCAACTACTACAACTGAAGAGCCTACGACCACTTCAACCACTACAACCGAAGAGCCTACGACTACTTCAACTACTACAACTGAAGAGCCTACGACTACTTCAACTACTACAACTGAAGAGCCGACAACCACTTCAACTACTACAACTGAAGAACCTACAACGACTTCAACTACCACTACAACTGAAGAGCCGACAACCACTTCAACTACTACAACTGAAGAACCTACGACTACTTCGACAACAACTACAACTGAAGAGCCAACAACGACTACTACTACAACAACTGAAGAGCCTACGACCACTTCAACAACAACTACAACTCCAGAAAAACCAGAAGTACCAAGAGTACCAGGAGATGGAGAAGGTAAATGGCGTCCTCGTACTAAATCAACCACAACGACAAGTCCAGAAACACCTACAAATAGTAGTGAAGAAACAACCACACCAGAAAATGGTAGAGGTCACAAAACACTTCTTCCAAGTACGGGTGAATTTGTCGCAACTGGCCTTGTATTCTCAGGAGTACTTGTCTTGTCAGGTGCCGTCATCCTGAAACGCAAGATTTCTAATAACTAA